GATGCTTGAATCAGCTCGTTCTGTGGTACtccgtttatttattttcagttCACACTAGTTGTATTTCCTTTCTCCCTTCGATTTAAATATCCCATAAGCATGGTTCTTTCTGGAATTTCTGTTGCAGTTGGAAAAACAACGAGTTGAACAACTGGAGAAAGCCTATCCCGACCTTATTAGCACCAAGAATCTGGGACATGTATAACCTATATTCCCTTTTTTATATGGACATCCTTTTTCAGCCTGTTTTTTGCTGGCCGattcttttcatatatatttgcATAATATACTTGTGTACATGTGCCACTTTGTCTGCACGAACtgtttaggttaaaaaaaaaaatgcatgttTGAACGTATATAAATGTAGGCCTACATGACAAATGACCTTATGAAACTATACTTGGTACATAACACggtgttatgttttttttcacATTCAACCATGCTTTTATACTGGAGATCAATGTTGTCCAAGTACTTTTCATTCTTTAGTTGGACCTCTTTTGCACGACTTAATGCTTAATGCAAAAGTGTTTTGTGGAGACAGATGGCAATTACCTCTGAACGCCTTCACAAACAATCCTTGGTTGTAAAACAAATGTGCAAATTGTTTCCACAACGTCGGGTACGCTCTTATCAGCAAGTACAATTTCTGAGTGCTTATTACATGCTACCTACTGCTGTTGGTTCCTAATGAACCATCTTTTTTCTGTAACTCGATCATATGTTGTACGAAAGAAACCTAattatccaaatattttaatatattatttcaatatcaaaagaaatatttttgaaattattcaGAAATTATCAGGTCTGCATACTCGaatttttctgcttttcttttcttttcacctTGGAAGTTTAACTTTTCCTCTATTATGAGTATGTAGAGTTGAAAATGTTAATACACCATTCCTTGAATTAATGCAGTGCTTCATTTCGAAGGAATCTGAGAGGATTCTTATAGGAAAAACTACAATTCCTAAGATCTGCATAACAAGGGATTGAAATATTCTGCTTGCATATGAAATAATAGTCTCCTTTAGCCCTCTGCCACATATTTAAAGCTAGaaatttagttagtttaaGCCATGGCCTAAGACCTTATAATTATCAGTCACATCtatttattgataaaattacaaaatagaTTGGGGTAAAAATTTTGGGCAGTAGTATGCATgatcaaactaaaaaatattcatttttttagtttctcagtccattaatttaagaaatattttcatcaggacaagaataatttttgtttgctgATGAATGCTTTGGTGTTCTCTCAAATTTGTCTACATTCAATCTATTATCATAGGTTTTAGTTCATGGAGAGAACAAAGAGGGACCAAGCGAGCAATTTGACCAAATCTGTTATGTGAGCTTACCAAGAGGACTGGATCCGCATTCTGTTGAGCCACACGAGCTTTCAGTTTCTTTGGGGTAACTTCTTCTCTGTATGATGGTTGGCTTGTGCATATTTATGGTTTTATCTCTATGTTGCCACACGGTTAACTTGTGCATAGTTATGGTTTTATCTCTACGTTGCTACACAggttttaatataattatgcTACCTTATATTCTTACTATTGGGGTTTGCTGTCTCATCTTCTGAAGTCCTAACACTCAACTGTTAAGGGCTTCTTTCTGCCTTCAATTATAATTGAATGTTTTTTTCCATCTAATTGAAGTCTCTTTGGCTTAACTGGCAGATACATGGTGCAACTTCTAAATCTTGTCGTTCAATATCTGGCTGNCTCTTTGGCTTAACTGGCAGATACATGGTGCAGCTTCTAAATCTTGTCGTTCAATATCTGGCAGCTCCTGCACTTCACCACTCAGGTTTTGCAGTACGTACATCTTGCTGGATTTCTCTCTATGATGGCTCTATCAAaatatttgacaaaaaaaaaaaaaagttgtggCTTATCAAAAGTCACTGAAATTATTTTGCAACTTCTTTGTGTTTTTAATCATGGGTTGGTTAGGGTTGGTAAActtttattgataattttgatgatGGTTTTATTGAACATAGGAGTTGTGGGTAAGGATAACTGATAATGATGGCTACAAAACTCTTCTTTATGTGTCTGGAGCTATAACGGGTTTAGTAAACTTACATTATACGAGAAGAAATGGTTTCATCTATATgtcattcaaatttaaattaatcatattCTGGTTTTCATTCTTGTATGTTAGTTGTGACACATctccttttgttttcattcACCCATGCTTAATATTGCAGGGTTCTTGTTCACGCATATGGCAAAGGGATTCATATTGGAAAGCTCGTCCATCTTCCCGAAGGTAAGTTGGTTGAATTTGCAACCTGATCACCAAATCTTATTTCTTAACTTTTTGATTGAAGGTGATGAATTTTACAGCAATGAGTATCCACTTTTTATACCACGTCAAACCTATAGTTCAACAAGTGGGGAAAATTCATGGTCTGATAAATGCTCTAGCAGCTTCGGTGTTGCTTCCTTGGAATCGGAGAGGAAATCACATTTAAGTTCACTAGAAAGTAGTAGCTTCAGTTATCCGTCCGCTCCTCCACATTCTATAGAAACGCACAAGAATTTGCAGAAGGGGATTGCCCTCCTCAAGAAAAGTGTAGCATGTGTCACCTCATACTGCTataactctctctctttagATGTTCCTTCTGAAGCTTCTACTTTTGAAGCATTTGCTAAATTATTGGCTACTCTTTCTTCATCCAAGGAAGTGCGTTCTGTTTTTTCCCTCAAAATGGCTTCTTCCAGGTATTTCCGTCccctttttcacttttaaggTTCTTGCTGGTATTTGAACTTGCTTCACCATGTTCTGTTTATTAaacaagaaatggaaaaatgttgtcatgtagataattatttttagccACACAGCTTACCCTGACTGATACGCATGGTTATATCTTCTAAACTCAAGGCCCCCTAAGCACGTTCAGAAACTGAACAAGTCTGCATGGACTGTTAATTCGATTTCATCCAGCATGCTGTTCGAGAGTGCACATTCACAAATAATGGTATGAATTTTTAACTTGACGTTGTTTTAGTGTGTTGCTTGCATCAATAAGTTATTGGGTTTTTCCCCATCTGTTATTAAAGAATTtatggaattttaaataaatggaaaactACCATTATTGTCTCCCTACTTTTTAGATGAcccatttgatttttctttgaattttgttaGTTACCATCATAATTGATCCATCATGTTAAAGGGTAATAAAGCTTTCTCAGATTAACTGGAGTTGCATAACAAAATTATCCCGCACTCCAAGACTTCATTGTTATTTCTTCTATATTGTTGTGTCATCTACTTTGTCTCGTCATCCTTGGTTATTCATACCCTTATTTCTGTTCCTTTATTCTTTTCCCAAATGCAAAATCAACGAAACccatgaataaaaaatagagagaatgAACAAACTTGGTGTANCCCAAATGCAAAATCAACGAAACccatgaataaaaaatagagtgaATGAACAAACTTGGTGGAAAAGTTTGCACCCTTAGATAAGCACAAGGGTAAAAGATCCAAGGAAAATTTTACACCCTTAGTGTAGGTGAAGTGCAActccgaaaaaaaaaaaaaaaaaaaaaaaaaaaaaaatttttttttttcttccttttgtaGCATTGTTGATACATTAGTTTGAATCAATGCAAGGGGATTGGGGGAGGTTGGAAGAAAAGTAATGAACAGAGGAAAAGTTAAGCAAGGAAAGAATGGTGATGGGTTCGCTTGATAGGAATAGGCAggttaatattctttaaagAATAGGACCCTTCTTTAGATGATCTGGAGGGAAACAGAAAAAATTTACGTGCTAAGAGGTCGTGGTAAGATAAGACATTTGGGACTGTAAAGGTTTGGTGGCTTCATCTTGGAGTTCCCTCTCTTCATATGCTTTCGTTAGctattctatatttattattcgACTTCCAACTAAAAGTACTTTGTAATTCCATGTGTTCAATGAAATGGTTTTGCTTTCcctataataatttcttttttggaaaaaaaataaaaaagaaagttgataTTACAAAGTAGAAGTGGGAAGATTACCTGGATAAATTGAAAAAGTGGTTTTGCTTTCCCTTTATTTTTCGTTCTCTGGGGACTATCTATGCTGCACGTATTTAACAAGCGAttctactattttttttttcatatctgTATGAAGGACTTGGttttgttatttcaatttttgtgtCTTAATGCAGAAAACCAATTGTGAGAGTAATCTTCCAAGTTATCTTTATGCCACCGAGTTTTCTGATGCTGGAAAGAATGATTGCACCATTGAGGAATGGGACTTCATAGAGCATCCAACGCTTCCTCCACCACCATCTCAATCTGAAAATATTGAGCATTGGACTCGAGCAATGATCACCGATGCCACCAAACAGTAATTTAATGGTAACTAAACTAAGActgttttctaatttttaaaagttgccACCAGTAAGTGATGCTATTACAACTCATTTAAATAGAAACACCCAATTTAACTCATCTCAAgctgtttgtttttcttatgaGCATGCCCCAAATTTCTTAGTCCAATGCTGTTTCTACTTTTTGGATTATGATTTGAAAAATACCCATATGAATTGTCTTGCTTATAGTAGCCTAGCAGTTCAATGTGGATACAAGATAAGATGTTGCTTGCTGTTGCACTTTTGAGATCAAAATACCAGTTTGGTTTTTGTACTTTTAAGTCTGACCTAATTTTAGTTTAGATGctttcaaatattcaattttagtttatatactttttaatattaaaatttttgtcatTGTACTTGCAATGAATCTCAAAATATCAACActtttgaaacaaagaaaacaaagtgaAACAGAAAGACAGGGAAAAGGAATAGTATTTTTGCATTAGGTCCAAGGCTGGGAGCTTTAAGCcctttgttttattatttctttaactCTTTATGGTCCATGTAATATTTTGTATCACATCAGGTATATGGAGATAGCATGAGAAATAGAAGGGGATTTGGAACTACTCAAAATACACAATCAGCTTTCGACCTGTAAATATGAAGACTTCCAAAAGGTGTACATCCCTCAACATGTTTAGGTTTAGGATAACTTTTATCATTCCATCATATTAGCCAATAGTATTTTcggatcttttttttttattatttgtttttaaaatgggtgCACATGGAGGAGATGGGCTGTGGGGACGTCTTTCAAATATCTGTAGTAATTGGTCTTTAAATTTGCTCATCCCGTATGTTGTCATGATTTTATTGGTTTGAATCATCCCTCCACTTAATAACTAGATTTTACTGAACACAAACACTAATTGATAACAACTATTCGATAAATTCGCATATTTTCTTgatcactcttttactttgtCTTTTTTGGTAGTGGAAGGGCAGAGGTTTATTCTTCTTCCAGTCCTTCAAAGGtgttttcctctccatctTCTTCCACGATTACTTATAATCTTTATTATCTTCATCCTTCTTATCATCCTTATCTTTATCACCACCACCATCGCCACTGTTCTCACTTCCACCACGGTGGTCATCATTGCCATCATCTCTTCCTCCTTTGGTGATATCATcttttaccatttttctttctagtaATGTATGCATTTATGTCATCGTaaaaaaggatatttttagatgcatgaggtctcaacattttcattcattatcataaaataacCTCTTCTGTTTTCCTCATATCATGTCATTTTACAATATAGCCTTTGAGACATGTATTGGGGTTGAATATtacatcattcatatcatacatgATCTTATGTCATATCATGCATATAACATATCTTTtgacatatcatatcatacacatatcatatcataaaacatGTCACAACATGTATTATATCGTCAAACGTATTacaccataacatatatcGTATAATCAACACGTCACATTATAAcattaatatatcatatcacaaacaTATCATGATTCTAACCTTTCATAagcatatcataatcatatcatttcataaacatatcatagtcatttCACAAACATATTACAGTCgttatttcataaacatatcatagtcatattaTTTCAGGGacatttcataattatatcattttataaacatatcatagtcatatcatttcataaacatatcatagtcctatcatttcataaacattcaTAGTCCTATCATTTCATGGacatttcataatcatatcatttcataaacatatcatagtcatcattttcataaacctatcatagtcatatcattttcataaacctatcatagtcatatcattttcataaacctatcatagtcatatcattttcataaacCTATCATactcatatcattttcataaacatcatttcataaacatttgagttatatcatatcatattcaCATCATTTCCTAAACATTTCATA
This genomic window from Cucurbita pepo subsp. pepo cultivar mu-cu-16 chromosome LG01, ASM280686v2, whole genome shotgun sequence contains:
- the LOC111782150 gene encoding uncharacterized protein LOC111782150 isoform X1, giving the protein MNRKFCNCAICENSSQASICTVCVNHRLNDYNSALKLLKARRDLLYSRLSDVLVAKGKADDQLNWRVTRNEKLTRLREKLRRSREKLEQGKTEIELTSYDLKLKYAMLESARSVLEKQRVEQLEKAYPDLISTKNLGHMAITSERLHKQSLVVKQMCKLFPQRRVLVHGENKEGPSEQFDQICYVSLPRGLDPHSVEPHELSVSLGYMVQLLNLVVQYLAAPALHHSGFAGSCSRIWQRDSYWKARPSSRSNEYPLFIPRQTYSSTSGENSWSDKCSSSFGVASLESERKSHLSSLESSSFSYPSAPPHSIETHKNLQKGIALLKKSVACVTSYCYNSLSLDVPSEASTFEAFAKLLATLSSSKEVRSVFSLKMASSRPPKHVQKLNKSAWTVNSISSSMLFESAHSQIMKTNCESNLPSYLYATEFSDAGKNDCTIEEWDFIEHPTLPPPPSQSENIEHWTRAMITDATKQ
- the LOC111782150 gene encoding uncharacterized protein LOC111782150 isoform X2, with amino-acid sequence MNRKFCNCAICENSSQASICTVCVNHRLNDYNSALKLLKARRDLLYSRLSDVLVAKGKADDQLNWRVTRNEKLTRLREKLRRSREKLEQGKTEIELTSYDLKLKYAMLESARSVLEKQRVEQLEKAYPDLISTKNLGHMAITSERLHKQSLVVKQMCKLFPQRRVLVHGENKEGPSEQFDQICYVSLPRGLDPHSVEPHELSVSLGYMVQLLNLVVQYLAAPALHHSGFAGSCSRIWQRDSYWKARPSSRSNEYPLFIPRQTYSSTSGENSWSDKCSSSFGVASLESERKSHLSSLESSSFSYPSAPPHSIETHKNLQKGIALLKKSVACVTSYCYNSLSLDVPSEASTFEAFAKLLATLSSSKEVRSVFSLKMASSR